A window of the Chromatiales bacterium genome harbors these coding sequences:
- a CDS encoding DUF4411 family protein, with amino-acid sequence MNYCVDANVFITVWHTTYPKDIFPSLYPEMESKLLGKIILIKPIFDEIEPILPEKERKLINGQISDNEKQKLLEDHPVRIWLKRDMGISETPITNEVEERTLELMEQYETDDISRGASRQDISLIAYASLNGHTVVTLEARQASSPRKKSNYKIPLICEEQEIACIGFTEMLKQCAIQV; translated from the coding sequence ATGAACTACTGCGTAGATGCAAATGTATTCATCACTGTCTGGCATACAACCTATCCTAAAGATATATTCCCCTCTCTATACCCAGAGATGGAAAGCAAACTACTAGGGAAAATAATTTTGATTAAGCCTATTTTCGACGAAATAGAACCCATCCTCCCAGAAAAAGAGCGGAAACTGATTAATGGCCAAATAAGCGATAATGAAAAACAAAAGTTATTGGAAGACCATCCGGTTCGTATATGGTTGAAAAGAGACATGGGCATTAGCGAAACTCCGATTACCAACGAGGTTGAAGAACGGACTTTAGAATTGATGGAGCAATACGAGACCGACGACATATCAAGAGGAGCAAGTCGCCAAGACATTAGTTTAATCGCTTATGCTTCCTTAAATGGTCATACGGTTGTTACTCTTGAGGCTCGGCAAGCCTCAAGTCCGCGGAAAAAATCAAATTATAAAATCCCGTTAATATGTGAAGAGCAAGAAATTGCATGCATAGGGTTTACCGAAATGCTGAAACAATGTGCTATACAAGTATAA
- a CDS encoding ImmA/IrrE family metallo-endopeptidase, which produces MANKRVENINPHILRLCRKQIGLSIEQAQKKAGLKSLADIEAGKKYPTIMQLEKIAGRYQVPVWVFLKEELPERYRFNKSVAFRQFQNSITNDYEVRSVIARVERFRELLLELRDDMGEPVQPFSPPLIGRDHKSAAEVIRQWLGYSEKAYSLEERKQLVENKNIFVFMTSKYPGWSKVRPSVQGFAIYNELLPIIVINSSDAYRAQSFTLFHELGHLLHKKSALDERIEPVKEIETDEERWCNQFAGEVLMPEYDFLEVVEDFVSEAPLNERIKQIDKLAKIFKVSSYAFLVRLKYLNIITVSAFREIEKQLSINYENSRRQQKENKIPISRNIAKEALAQYGNIYTKAVIQTYHNQEIGLHKLCQLLGIKKARDALKLESLL; this is translated from the coding sequence ATGGCTAATAAACGAGTAGAAAACATCAATCCTCATATTCTTCGTTTATGCCGTAAGCAGATAGGATTGAGCATTGAACAGGCACAGAAAAAAGCAGGACTAAAAAGTCTTGCCGATATAGAAGCAGGCAAAAAGTATCCTACCATCATGCAACTTGAAAAAATTGCTGGGCGATATCAGGTGCCGGTATGGGTCTTTTTGAAGGAGGAGTTGCCAGAAAGATATCGCTTCAATAAATCTGTCGCCTTTAGACAATTTCAGAATAGTATCACTAATGATTATGAAGTACGCTCTGTGATAGCACGCGTGGAACGCTTCAGAGAATTATTACTGGAATTAAGAGACGATATGGGAGAACCCGTACAGCCCTTCTCACCACCGCTAATAGGGCGGGACCATAAATCTGCCGCAGAAGTTATCCGCCAATGGCTAGGCTATTCGGAAAAAGCATACTCTCTTGAGGAACGGAAGCAACTCGTTGAGAATAAAAATATTTTTGTTTTCATGACCAGTAAATACCCAGGATGGTCTAAAGTCCGGCCTAGTGTTCAGGGCTTCGCTATATACAATGAATTATTGCCTATTATCGTTATTAATAGTTCTGATGCATATAGAGCGCAATCTTTTACATTATTCCACGAACTGGGACACCTGCTCCATAAGAAGAGTGCTCTAGATGAGCGGATAGAACCAGTTAAGGAAATAGAAACGGACGAGGAAAGATGGTGCAATCAATTCGCCGGTGAAGTGTTGATGCCTGAGTATGATTTCTTAGAGGTTGTAGAGGATTTTGTCAGCGAAGCACCGTTGAATGAACGAATAAAACAAATAGATAAACTTGCCAAGATATTTAAAGTGAGTTCCTACGCTTTCCTAGTTAGGTTGAAATATTTGAATATTATTACCGTCTCGGCATTCAGAGAAATAGAAAAACAGCTAAGCATAAACTATGAAAATAGCCGACGCCAACAAAAAGAAAACAAAATACCTATATCAAGAAATATCGCGAAAGAAGCACTCGCTCAATACGGTAATATTTACACTAAGGCGGTTATACAAACATACCACAATCAGGAGATTGGGTTGCATAAACTCTGTCAATTACTTGGCATTAAAAAAGCAAGGGATGCGCTGAAATTAGAGTCTCTGCTATGA